TACTTGCGTTAATCCTAACAACACTAAAGCCGGAAATTGTGGCAAAGTATGAATAATAGCCTCTAAAGGTTTAATAAAATGTGCGACAGCAAATAAAATGGTATCTATCCAAGTTGCTAAACCTATACTATAATCTCTTTTCAACTCATCCAATAACCAACCACGAAATAATAATTCTTCAGCAAAACCTACACCGAAACCAACCAGTAACCCTTCTAAAATTATTTTCAACAAAAAAACTTTCGGTTGTTGCCATACCAACCAACCTAACAAACCTTGTAAAGCAAATACAATTAAAATATTAATTAATCCCAGAGCCAAACCTTGGACAAAATTTACACCATTTAGGCGTGAAAACTCTAAACCATAATGAGTTAATATCTGAGGTTGCTGATAGACTCGCTTACCCCATAGCTTGACCAGAAAAATAAACTGTATATAAAGTAACACCATTGTTAAGATACTTTCTAAATTAGTATCTTCCACAAGTAAATATATAGGTGCTGCAAAAGGCAACCATAGAACTAACAAAGCCGAAATAAAGCAACCCAGCCTTAAAGGGGCAGGGCTTTGGGCGATTTGAGCTAGATTAATTTTTGTCATGGATTAGTCAACTATCATCAGTGAACAATATACTACTAATGACCAATGACTAATGACCAATAACTATTCATCAGGTTCAATA
This sequence is a window from Anabaena sphaerica FACHB-251. Protein-coding genes within it:
- a CDS encoding CPBP family intramembrane glutamic endopeptidase, whose product is MTKINLAQIAQSPAPLRLGCFISALLVLWLPFAAPIYLLVEDTNLESILTMVLLYIQFIFLVKLWGKRVYQQPQILTHYGLEFSRLNGVNFVQGLALGLINILIVFALQGLLGWLVWQQPKVFLLKIILEGLLVGFGVGFAEELLFRGWLLDELKRDYSIGLATWIDTILFAVAHFIKPLEAIIHTLPQFPALVLLGLTQVWVKHWKRGRLGLPIGLHGGLVWGYYIINVGELTKYSGVVPDWVTGVNNNPLQGVMGVLFMGGLAWWMRGKALKVNYD